The DNA segment GCCACAATTGCTGCCGTGCAGTTCAGTTTAGGCAATACCGCTAATGCTTTGGCCAAAAGAGCAATTGAATTAGATGACCTCGAAACAGGGAAAACCGAAACCCAAAATGCCATCAATTATTATCAAAAATCAGCATCCGCATCGAAATTGCCAGAACTGCAAGTGCAAGCCCAACTAAATCAACTTAATTTGTTAGTAGAAAATCAGCAATTTGATACAGCAGAAAAATTGCGATCGCAAATCCAATTAAACCAACTCCCCGCCAGCCGTTCTGCTATTTACAATCGAGTTAACCTAGCCCAAACTTTGATGAAATTGTCATTAGTCGATCGAGCTTCATCAAAGAATGGCCAATTTCAAATCAATAATGATATTGCCCAAATCTTAGCCAAAGCGATCGAACAAGCCAAAATCTTAAAAGATGCCCAATCCGAATCTTATGCTTTAGGTAGTTTGGGCAGACTTTACGAACTAAATAAACAATATAAATATGCGGAAAAAGTTACGCAAAAAGCCCTTATTTTAGCTCAATCAATCAACGCCTCCGATATTGTTTATAAATGGCAATGGCAGTTAGGAAGACTCCTGAAACAAATGGGAGAAAATAAAAAGGCGATCGCAGCTTACACCACAGCAGTAGAAACCGTCAAATCCCTACGTAGCGACTTAGTTGCGATCAATTCCGATAATGCAGACGTGCAGTTTTCTTTTCGGGAAAGCGTAGAACCAGTTTATCGAGAATTAGTAGATTTACTATTAGATACTCCCCCCTTAATAAGGGAGACTGGGGGGGTAAGAGAGGCAGGGAGAGATCTCAACCAAGACAATTTAAAACAAGCTCGTTTAGTAATCGAATCTCTCCAATTAGCAGAATTAGACAACTTTTTCCAAGAAGCTTGCCTCGATGCAAAACCGATTCAAATCGACCGAGTAGATACCACAGCCGCCGTAATTTATCCAATTATCTTACCACAAAAATTAGCGGTAATCTTAGCATTACCCAATGAACCTTTGCATTATTATGCTACGCTTAAATCAGAAAATGAAATCGTCACTTTACTAAATGAAGTGCAACAAGATATTGGCAGAATTGCTGGAAACAATCAGCTGGTTTTGAGGAGTTCTCAACAAATATATGATTGGATTATCCGTCCAGCAGAAACAGAAATGAAAAATGCCAAAGTGCAAACATTAGTGTTTGTTCTTGATGGTTTATTACGCAACATTCCGATGGCAGCTTTGCACGACGGACAAAAATATTTAATTGAAAAATACAGTATTGCTCTCACTCCCGGATTACAGTTATTACCACCTAAACCTTTAAAAACTCAAGAATTTAAAGCTTTAGCTGTTGGATTGTCGGAAGCGCGTCAAGGATTCAACGAACTTCCTAATGTAGAGCGAGAATTAGAAAATATTAAAATTCAAGTATCTACATCAGAAATTTTGTTGAATCAAGAATTTACCGACACAAACTTCCAAGCAACCCTCAATGCAGTGCCTTTTCCAGTAGTGCATATTGCCACTCACGGACAATTTAGTTCCAGTGCTGACAAAACATTTATTCTCACTTGGAACGAGGAAATTAACGTGAAAGAATTAGATAATTTATTAAGAAGAAGAGGAGAACAAGGGGAAAACCAACCGATCGAATTACTAGTTTTCAGCGCTTGCGAAACAGCCGATGGAGATAGTCGCGCTGCTTTAGGATTAGCGGGAGTAGCAGTGAGAGCAGGCGCACGCAGCACCATCGCAACTTTATGGCAAGTTAGCGATGAATCTACTGCAACTTTAATGACAGAATTTTAT comes from the Leptolyngbyaceae cyanobacterium genome and includes:
- a CDS encoding CHAT domain-containing protein; protein product: MALAFLAACLSASVSFAFPEKAEFSIPNHKESIPHSQLLIANSQQLLQQGRELFQSEQYSQAAEVWQQAVSALQASGDRLNQAQAYNLLSVAYQYLGKWSEAQQAISYSLSLLQSKENSSNHQNKLSILAQAFSTQGHLQLALGKSEDALISWEKAADIYQQIKDTEGLVGSQINQAQAMQYLGLYRRAKKTLEEVETYLQNQEKSTLKATGLHSLGNAMRAIGELEKSRQLLQQSLQIAEELRYPATIAAVQFSLGNTANALAKRAIELDDLETGKTETQNAINYYQKSASASKLPELQVQAQLNQLNLLVENQQFDTAEKLRSQIQLNQLPASRSAIYNRVNLAQTLMKLSLVDRASSKNGQFQINNDIAQILAKAIEQAKILKDAQSESYALGSLGRLYELNKQYKYAEKVTQKALILAQSINASDIVYKWQWQLGRLLKQMGENKKAIAAYTTAVETVKSLRSDLVAINSDNADVQFSFRESVEPVYRELVDLLLDTPPLIRETGGVREAGRDLNQDNLKQARLVIESLQLAELDNFFQEACLDAKPIQIDRVDTTAAVIYPIILPQKLAVILALPNEPLHYYATLKSENEIVTLLNEVQQDIGRIAGNNQLVLRSSQQIYDWIIRPAETEMKNAKVQTLVFVLDGLLRNIPMAALHDGQKYLIEKYSIALTPGLQLLPPKPLKTQEFKALAVGLSEARQGFNELPNVERELENIKIQVSTSEILLNQEFTDTNFQATLNAVPFPVVHIATHGQFSSSADKTFILTWNEEINVKELDNLLRRRGEQGENQPIELLVFSACETADGDSRAALGLAGVAVRAGARSTIATLWQVSDESTATLMTEFYRELAKLDVTKAEALRQAQLAVLKSDRYKLPYFWAPYVLVGNWR